The Mycolicibacterium fluoranthenivorans genomic interval CCGCCCGGAGCGCGACTTCGGAACGTCACTATCCACAACCAACGAGCGTACAACCGGATGCCCCTCCGATTCGCTCGGCGCTGCGTTGTCAATCGTTTGTGAATTCAGAGTACGAACGTTCACTGTGTTATGCCCATCACAACCTGCAGGTTTTCCTTGACCATGCGAGTTCATCGCGCCCACAGTGTACATATGTTCACCGAAACATTGACGCACAAGCTGAGGGACCGGGTGCTCCGGTCGCCGCTGCTGGATCTGCTCACCGGACCGCACGGCGTCGACCGGTACACCGAGATCGTCGATCCGGTGTGGATCAAGGGCAGTGCGCGCGCAAAGGTGGTGGCCGTCCGTCGCCAGACGCCCCGCAGTGTCACCTTGACGCTGGAACCCAACCGGGCCTTCACCGGCTTCATGGCCGGTCAGCACATCAACCTGTCGGTGGAGATCAACGGACGCCGCCGCACCCGCCCGTACTCCCCGGCCAGCGCGGAGGGTGGCCGCCTCATCGAACTGACCGTCGGGCTGCATGACGGTGGCCTGGTGTCGACCTACCTCTACGAGAACGCCAAGCCCGGGATGATCGTCGGCCTCGACTCCGTCGGCGGCGACTTCTTCATGCCGGCACAGCGCCCCGGGCGCATCCTGTTCGTCTCCGGCGGCAGCGGTATCACCCCGGTGCTGTCGATGCTGCGCACGCTCAAAGCCGAGGGCTTCACCGGCGACGCCGCGTTCATCCACTATGCGCGCTCCGCCGAAGAGGCCTGCTATCGCGACGAACTCGACACCATGCCCGGCGTTCGGGTGCTGCACGGCTACACCCGCGACGACGCCGGCGCCGATCTGGACGGATACTTCGCCCCGCATCACCTGGCTGCGGCGATGGCCGAACCGGACGCGATCTTCGTGTGCGGTCCGCCCGCGCTCGTCGACGCGGTGCGGGGGCTGCGTCCGGACGCACGATCGGAGAGCTTCGTCCCGCCGGTGTTCGCCGTGCCTGCCGAAGCCACCGGTGGCACCGTCACCTTCGCCGGCAGTGCTGTGAAGGTGACCGACAGCGGTCAGACGTTGCTCCAACAGGCCGAGGCCGCCGGG includes:
- a CDS encoding ferredoxin reductase, producing the protein MFTETLTHKLRDRVLRSPLLDLLTGPHGVDRYTEIVDPVWIKGSARAKVVAVRRQTPRSVTLTLEPNRAFTGFMAGQHINLSVEINGRRRTRPYSPASAEGGRLIELTVGLHDGGLVSTYLYENAKPGMIVGLDSVGGDFFMPAQRPGRILFVSGGSGITPVLSMLRTLKAEGFTGDAAFIHYARSAEEACYRDELDTMPGVRVLHGYTRDDAGADLDGYFAPHHLAAAMAEPDAIFVCGPPALVDAVRGLRPDARSESFVPPVFAVPAEATGGTVTFAGSAVKVTDSGQTLLQQAEAAGLNPESGCRMGICFSCTRTKTRGAVRNVLNGTVSTDDCEDIRICVTAPVGDVEIDL